Proteins from a single region of Novosphingobium sp. CECT 9465:
- a CDS encoding sterol desaturase family protein, giving the protein MNSALASALAMTVIVALRYLATSGLFAWATHKVRPGLYRGLGRQIRSEIAWSLATAAIYGVPAGIVAWGWQQRGWTKIYTDPLAWPLWWMPVSLLAYLVIHDAWFYWTHRWMHRPAVFRRVHAIHHASRPPTAWAAMNFHPVEAAIVSLLIPALVFVIPIHIGMLGLVLLIMTVMGVTNHMGWEMFPRGLVHSRLGGWLITASHHNRHHEQYRCNYGLYFRFWDRLCGTDKGLSAP; this is encoded by the coding sequence TGGCCACCAGCGGGCTGTTTGCATGGGCCACGCACAAGGTGCGGCCCGGTCTCTATCGCGGCCTGGGCAGGCAGATCCGGTCCGAAATCGCGTGGAGCCTTGCCACCGCAGCGATCTATGGCGTTCCTGCCGGGATCGTGGCCTGGGGATGGCAGCAACGCGGGTGGACCAAAATCTACACCGATCCACTCGCCTGGCCGCTGTGGTGGATGCCGGTCTCGCTCCTCGCCTACCTCGTCATCCACGATGCATGGTTCTACTGGACGCACCGCTGGATGCACCGGCCCGCGGTGTTCCGCAGGGTTCATGCGATCCATCACGCCAGCCGCCCGCCCACGGCATGGGCGGCGATGAACTTTCATCCGGTCGAAGCGGCGATCGTCTCGTTGCTGATTCCGGCGCTGGTCTTCGTGATCCCGATTCACATCGGCATGCTGGGGCTGGTGCTGCTGATCATGACCGTGATGGGCGTGACCAATCACATGGGCTGGGAAATGTTTCCACGCGGCCTTGTTCATTCAAGGTTGGGGGGATGGCTGATAACCGCCAGCCACCATAACCGCCATCATGAGCAATATCGCTGCAACTACGGTCTCTATTTCCGTTTCTGGGATCGGCTGTGCGGCACCGACAAGGGACTTTCCGCCCCATGA
- a CDS encoding DUF2141 domain-containing protein: MKRALLLLPIVLLPGNGADTTTIAIDLTGLRNRTGMIHVCMTAKPKSFPKGCDTDPDRRVASAKASDTGPMVLHNVPSGRYAIAVLHDENSNSKMDMALFLPKEGYAFSRNAPIRMAPPKFDAAAFEVLPGKPVHMTLKVRYI, translated from the coding sequence ATGAAGCGCGCACTTCTGCTTCTTCCGATCGTGCTGCTGCCGGGAAACGGCGCAGATACGACGACGATCGCGATCGACCTGACCGGCCTGCGCAACAGGACCGGCATGATCCATGTCTGCATGACCGCAAAACCGAAATCGTTTCCCAAAGGCTGCGATACCGACCCGGACCGCCGGGTCGCTTCGGCAAAGGCGTCCGACACCGGACCGATGGTGCTGCACAACGTGCCTTCGGGGCGCTATGCCATTGCCGTGCTGCATGACGAAAACAGCAACAGCAAGATGGACATGGCCCTGTTCCTTCCCAAGGAAGGCTATGCCTTTTCGCGCAACGCGCCGATCAGGATGGCCCCCCCCAAATTCGATGCCGCAGCATTCGAAGTCTTGCCCGGAAAGCCCGTTCACATGACCCTGAAGGTCCGTTACATCTAG